The proteins below are encoded in one region of Pseudomonas sp. SCB32:
- a CDS encoding retention module-containing protein produces MATLMGVVSKVVGEVFAVAADGSRRPLSQGDKVFVGEQLVTGAHGSVVLKIAGGGEITLGRDSSLPMTAQLQSAAHHAQDGQQQAVAQHPATPSKQDVTDVKALQAAIAAGVDPTKAAEATAAGPSAGAAGAANGKPGGGHSFVLLTEVAGHVGPDIGYPTGPLTWGPLFLEPRVGGRVDDQPASGPGTVSIGEDSLGGAGGATQSSSLNYSFGNHGVGTFSWGTAGLPTITSGGVPLTYTVSPDGHTLTASANGTPVFTLTLTDINTGAVQLTLLQPIDHPTAGQDTLTINVPYTVTDGTGVSTTSNLAVGIVDSVPQAELSANSGVSGSLETHDAATVGGASDHSSVDFSGAFQVNTNYGADGAGSTALTYSLKLVGADGSNSGLTSGGAAIYLHNVGGVIVASTSASIAGITVQNTVFSLSVNSNSGVVTLTQYSAIDHAQPGSDANFASQHAVLDLGLVQLQGTVVVTDRDGDSATSSSTLDLGGRVSFTDDGPSITIGLSGAQIGGLETHDALTIGANSDSSTADFSGAFSITQQSTGADTPASAVSWTYTVHLDVPGGTASGLSSAGQAIYLYQIGSQVVGSTASTQAGVNAGNTVFGLSVDGGGKVTLTQYAELDHNQPGNDQQVSLDGGLVSLQGTATITDFDGDKASSTASLDLGGKVTFDDDGPSISVGLSGAQVGSLETHDALTIGDNSDSATVDFSGAFSITQQSTGADTPASAVSWSYAVHLDVAGGTASGLSSAGQAIYLYQIGSQVVGSTASTQAGVNAGNTIFGLNVDGSGKVTLTQYAELDHTQPGHDQQISLGSGLVSLQGTASITDFDGDKATSTASFDLGGKVTFDDDGPSISVGLSGGEVGGLETHDHLTIGGAVDHSTVDFSGVFSITQQSTGADTPASAVSWSYTVHLDVPGGSASGLSSGGHAIYLYQIGDQVVGSTASTQAAVNASNTVFGLSVDGSGKVTLSQYAALDHIQPAHDQQVSLDSGLVSLHGTASITDFDGDKASSTASLDLGGKVTFDDDTPSSNISLSDAQVGNLETHDALTIGGASDSATVDFSGAFVVTQQIAGADTPASSVNWSYAVHLDVPGGTASGLSSAGQAIYLYQIGSQVVGSTASTLAGVDAGNTVFGLSVDGSGKVTLTQYHELDHIQPGHDQQVSLDSGLVSLQGTATIVDFDGDKASSTASLDLGGKVTFDDDGPSISVGLSGAQVGSLETHDALTIGDNSDSATVDFSGAFSITQQSTGADTPASAVSWSYAVHLDVAGGTASGLSSAGQAIYLYQIGSQVVGSTASTQAGVNAGNTIFGLNVDGSGKVTLTQYAELDHTQPGHDQQISLGSGLVSLQGTASITDFDGDKATSTASFDLGGKVTFDDDGPSISVGLSGGEVGGLETHDHLTIGGAVDHSTVDFSGVFSITQQSTGADTPASAVSWSYTVHLDVPGGSASGLSSGGHAIYLYQIGDQVVGSTASTQAAVNASNTVFGLSVDGSGKVTLSQYAALDHIQPAHDQQVSLDSGLVSLHGTASITDFDGDKASSTASLDLGGKVTFDDDTPSSNISLSDAQVGNLETHDALTIGGASDSATVDFSGAFVVTQQIAGADTPASSVNWSYAVHLDVPGGTASGLSSAGQAIYLYQIGSQVVGSTASTLAGVDAGNTVFGLSVDGSGKVTLTQYHELDHIQPGHDQQVSLDSGLVSLQGTATIVDFDGDKASSTASLDLGGKVTFDDDGPSISVGLSGAQVGGLETHDALTIGDNSDSATVDFSGAFSITNQSAGADAPASAVSWSYAVHLDVSAGTASGLTSGGQTIYLYQVGDQVVGSTASTQGAVDPSNTVFGLSVDGSGKVTLTQYSELDHTQPGHDLQVSLGSGLVSLQGTASITDFDGDKASSTASLDLGGKVTFDDDGPSISVGLSGAQIDALETHDALTIGDNSDHATVDFSGAFSITNQSAGADTPASAVSWSYTVHLDVAGGSASGLSSAGQAIFLYQIGDQVVGSTASTQGAVNASNTVFGLSVDGSGKVTLTQYAELDHTQPGNDLQVSLGTGLVSLQGTASITDFDGDKASSTASLDLGGKVTFDDDGPSITIGLSGAQLGGLETHDALTIGGASDSSSADFSGAFSITNQSAGADAPASAVSWSYSVHLDVAGGTASGLSSAGQAIFLYQIGNQVVGSTASTQAGVDGSNTIFGLSVDGSGKVTLTQYHELDHIQPGHDQQISLDSGLVSLQGTASITDFDGDKASSTASLDLGGKVTFDDDGPSISVGLSGAQVGGLETHDALTIGANSDSATVDFSGAFSINSQSAGADAPASAVSWSYAVHLDVSAGTASGLTSGGQTIYLYQVGDQVVGSTASTQGAVDPSNTVFGLSVDGSGKVTLTQYSELDHTQPGHDLQVSLGGGLVSLQGTASITDFDGDKASSTASLDLGGKVTFDDDGPSITIGASGAQIGALETHDALTIGGNSDSASADFSAAFTITNQSAGADTPASAVSWSYAVHLDVAGGSASGLSSAGQAIFLYQIGDQVVGSTASTQGAVNASNTVFGLSVDGSGKVTLTQYHELDHTQPGHDQQISLDSGLVSLQGTASITDFDGDTASSTASVDLGSKVTFDDDGPSISVGLSGAQIAALETHDALTIGNASDHSTVDFSGAFSVTSQSAGADTPASAVSWSYAVHLDVAGGSASGLSSAGQAIYLYQMGTQVVGSTASTQGAVNASNTVFGLSVDGSGKVTLTQYAELDHTQPANDLQVSLGSGLVSLQGTASITDFDGDKASSTASLDLGGKVTFDDDGPSITVGASGAQIGALETHDALTIGNNSDQATVDFSGAFNITQQSAGADAPASAVSWSYAVHLDVAGGSASGLSSAGQAIYLYQIGGQVVGSTASTQGAVNASNTIFGLSVDGSGKVTLTQYAELDHTQPGHDLQVSLGAGLVSLQGTASITDFDGDKASSTASVDLGSKVTFDDDGPSITIGLSGAQLGSLLTYDHLTIPVGNNPISDSATANFSGAFNIMQVSAGADTPASAVTWTYALQLSTGVAQGSFSGLSSGGHAIYLYTISGQVVGSTASSVGLVGAGNTIFALSANSSTGDVTLNQYGAIDHALPGSYSNYDTQQAVLNAGLVQLQGTASITDFDGDKATSSASLDLGGKVAFADDGPVVNIQPPIQNVFDAKGFHLAGTLDVNFGADGSGGFDLSGNTAPTGLHYEVSSLTGGGSLLTALDGNNKIFFTLQVNGDGSYSFDVLNSRPTASVGYDLTQINASGPGPSFTLTSSGLAATFTSPDALVNPSSNGMGVGNNTIDAGEHLNIAFSDTVYNASFQVQKLSSKDTLTWSVLSTAGVVLATGTYVPPTGTGEGDTTTWNLLTNGHFLTGSAAQLADSGFSTVILSSSSGDYRVQTVSADRSILPPDLALHFGVGATDGDGDHATVNLGLEMNTPTLLVVGSNADDSGSSTTPHTIPNPLDADKSGDIVGGPGSGSDVLVGDKGGVGQPVGNDHLIGGAGNDILFGDSINTDNLAWAGHAAGTHNGGGLQSLVDYLTATNGGTAPSTGQLLNYIAAHAQELNVAGDPRGGNDILEGGAGNDLLFGQGGNDTLIGGPGDDIMFGGTGADQFVWKAGDTGHDVIKDFSIAEGDTLNLADLLQGEHANSASLAQYLNFTVTSGTTSIGVMPTGTGPVTQTIDLANVDLSAKYAGHAGSGVLSAGDTQKVLDGLLGDHVVKTDA; encoded by the coding sequence ATGGCTACGTTGATGGGTGTCGTCAGTAAAGTGGTCGGCGAAGTGTTTGCGGTAGCCGCCGATGGATCGCGTCGTCCTCTGAGCCAGGGAGACAAGGTGTTCGTCGGCGAACAGCTGGTCACCGGTGCCCACGGCTCAGTGGTGCTGAAAATAGCCGGCGGCGGCGAAATCACCCTCGGGCGCGACAGCTCCCTCCCCATGACCGCGCAGCTGCAGTCTGCCGCTCACCACGCACAGGACGGTCAGCAGCAAGCCGTCGCCCAGCATCCCGCAACACCGAGCAAGCAGGACGTCACTGACGTGAAGGCCCTGCAAGCGGCCATCGCGGCGGGCGTGGACCCGACCAAGGCGGCCGAAGCCACTGCCGCCGGCCCGAGCGCCGGTGCCGCAGGCGCCGCCAACGGCAAGCCGGGTGGCGGGCATTCCTTCGTACTCCTGACGGAAGTCGCCGGGCATGTCGGTCCGGATATCGGCTATCCCACCGGGCCGCTGACATGGGGGCCTCTGTTCCTGGAGCCGCGCGTTGGCGGCCGGGTCGATGATCAACCCGCTTCCGGCCCCGGTACCGTCAGTATCGGCGAGGACTCCCTGGGCGGCGCCGGTGGCGCGACGCAGAGCAGCAGCCTGAACTACAGCTTCGGCAATCACGGGGTAGGTACTTTCTCCTGGGGTACCGCCGGCCTGCCCACTATCACTTCCGGCGGCGTGCCGCTGACCTACACCGTCAGCCCCGACGGCCATACGCTCACGGCCAGCGCCAATGGCACTCCGGTGTTCACCCTGACGCTGACGGACATCAATACCGGTGCCGTCCAGCTCACCCTGCTGCAGCCGATCGACCATCCGACCGCGGGGCAGGACACCCTGACCATCAACGTGCCCTACACCGTCACGGACGGCACCGGGGTGAGCACCACCAGTAACCTGGCCGTCGGCATCGTCGACTCGGTGCCGCAGGCTGAGCTGTCCGCCAACAGCGGTGTGTCCGGCTCGCTGGAAACGCACGACGCGGCGACAGTGGGTGGGGCTTCCGATCACAGTAGCGTCGATTTCAGTGGGGCCTTCCAGGTCAACACCAACTACGGCGCCGATGGGGCCGGCAGCACCGCGCTCACCTACAGCCTCAAGCTGGTCGGTGCCGATGGCAGCAACTCCGGATTGACCAGCGGCGGCGCCGCCATCTACCTGCACAACGTAGGCGGCGTCATCGTCGCCTCCACTTCGGCCAGCATTGCCGGCATCACGGTGCAAAACACCGTCTTTTCGCTGTCAGTGAACAGCAACTCCGGTGTGGTCACGCTGACCCAGTACAGCGCCATCGACCACGCGCAGCCGGGCAGCGATGCCAACTTCGCCAGCCAGCACGCCGTGCTCGACCTGGGCCTGGTGCAGTTGCAAGGGACCGTGGTCGTCACCGACCGCGACGGCGACAGCGCGACCTCTTCCAGCACCTTGGACCTGGGTGGCCGCGTCAGCTTCACCGACGATGGTCCGAGCATCACGATCGGCCTGAGCGGCGCGCAGATCGGTGGTCTGGAAACCCATGATGCGCTGACCATCGGCGCCAACTCCGACAGCTCCACGGCCGACTTCTCCGGCGCCTTCAGCATTACCCAGCAGAGCACCGGCGCCGACACCCCGGCTTCGGCCGTGAGCTGGACCTATACCGTGCACCTGGATGTTCCGGGCGGCACCGCCTCCGGACTGTCCAGCGCGGGTCAGGCGATCTACCTGTACCAGATCGGCTCCCAGGTGGTGGGCAGTACCGCCAGCACCCAGGCGGGAGTGAATGCCGGCAATACCGTGTTCGGCCTGAGCGTCGACGGCGGCGGCAAGGTGACCCTGACCCAGTATGCCGAACTCGACCATAACCAGCCGGGCAATGACCAGCAGGTTTCCCTCGATGGCGGACTGGTAAGCCTGCAGGGCACGGCGACCATCACTGACTTCGATGGCGACAAGGCCAGTTCCACGGCGAGCCTCGATCTGGGCGGCAAGGTCACCTTCGACGACGATGGCCCGAGCATCAGCGTGGGGCTCAGCGGTGCCCAGGTGGGCAGCCTGGAAACCCATGACGCGCTGACCATCGGCGATAATTCCGACAGCGCCACGGTCGACTTCTCCGGCGCCTTCAGCATCACCCAGCAGAGCACCGGCGCCGATACGCCGGCTTCAGCGGTGAGCTGGAGCTACGCCGTACACCTGGATGTTGCCGGCGGCACCGCTTCCGGGCTGTCCAGCGCCGGCCAGGCGATCTACCTGTACCAGATCGGTTCTCAGGTCGTGGGCAGCACCGCGAGCACCCAGGCGGGAGTGAACGCCGGCAACACCATCTTCGGCCTGAACGTCGATGGCAGCGGCAAGGTCACCCTGACCCAGTACGCCGAGCTCGACCATACCCAGCCGGGCCATGACCAGCAGATATCCCTGGGCAGCGGCCTGGTGAGCCTGCAGGGCACCGCCAGCATCACCGACTTCGACGGTGACAAGGCCACGTCCACGGCGAGCTTCGATCTGGGCGGCAAGGTCACCTTCGACGATGACGGCCCGAGCATCAGTGTCGGCCTCAGCGGTGGTGAGGTGGGCGGTCTGGAAACCCATGATCACCTGACCATCGGCGGAGCCGTCGACCATTCCACGGTGGACTTCTCCGGCGTCTTCAGCATCACCCAGCAAAGCACTGGCGCCGACACCCCGGCTTCGGCCGTGAGCTGGAGCTACACCGTGCACCTGGACGTTCCCGGCGGCAGCGCTTCCGGGTTGTCCAGCGGCGGCCATGCCATCTACCTGTACCAGATCGGCGACCAGGTTGTGGGCAGCACCGCGAGCACCCAGGCGGCTGTGAACGCCAGCAACACCGTGTTCGGCCTGAGCGTCGACGGCAGTGGCAAGGTCACCCTGAGCCAGTACGCCGCACTCGACCACATTCAGCCCGCCCATGATCAGCAGGTCTCCCTGGACAGCGGCCTGGTGAGCCTGCATGGCACGGCGAGCATCACCGACTTCGACGGCGACAAGGCCAGCTCCACGGCGAGCCTCGATCTCGGCGGCAAGGTCACCTTCGACGACGACACCCCGAGCAGCAACATCAGCCTCAGCGATGCCCAGGTGGGCAATCTGGAGACCCATGACGCCCTGACCATCGGTGGCGCCTCCGATAGCGCCACAGTGGACTTCTCCGGCGCCTTCGTCGTCACCCAGCAGATCGCGGGCGCCGATACTCCGGCCTCGTCGGTGAACTGGAGCTACGCCGTGCACCTGGATGTGCCCGGCGGCACGGCCTCCGGACTCTCCAGTGCCGGCCAGGCGATCTACCTGTACCAGATTGGCTCACAGGTAGTGGGCAGCACCGCCAGCACCCTGGCCGGTGTGGATGCCGGCAACACCGTGTTCGGCCTGAGCGTCGATGGCAGCGGCAAGGTCACCCTGACCCAGTACCACGAGCTTGACCATATCCAACCGGGTCATGACCAGCAGGTCTCCCTCGACAGCGGTCTGGTGAGCCTGCAGGGCACTGCAACCATCGTCGACTTCGATGGTGACAAGGCCAGCTCCACTGCAAGCCTCGACCTGGGCGGCAAGGTGACCTTCGACGACGATGGTCCGAGCATCAGCGTGGGGCTCAGCGGTGCCCAGGTGGGCAGCCTGGAAACCCATGACGCGCTGACCATCGGCGATAATTCCGACAGCGCCACGGTCGACTTCTCCGGCGCCTTCAGCATCACCCAGCAGAGCACCGGCGCCGATACGCCGGCTTCAGCGGTGAGCTGGAGCTACGCCGTACACCTGGATGTTGCCGGCGGCACCGCTTCCGGGCTGTCCAGCGCCGGCCAGGCGATCTACCTGTACCAGATCGGTTCTCAGGTCGTGGGCAGCACCGCGAGCACCCAGGCGGGAGTGAACGCCGGCAACACCATCTTCGGCCTGAACGTCGATGGCAGCGGCAAGGTCACCCTGACCCAGTACGCCGAGCTCGACCATACCCAGCCGGGCCATGACCAGCAGATATCCCTGGGCAGCGGCCTGGTGAGCCTGCAGGGCACCGCCAGCATCACCGACTTCGACGGTGACAAGGCCACGTCCACGGCGAGCTTCGATCTGGGCGGCAAGGTCACCTTCGACGATGACGGCCCGAGCATCAGTGTCGGCCTCAGCGGTGGTGAGGTGGGCGGTCTGGAAACCCATGATCACCTGACCATCGGCGGAGCCGTCGACCATTCCACGGTGGACTTCTCCGGCGTCTTCAGCATCACCCAGCAAAGCACTGGCGCCGACACCCCGGCTTCGGCCGTGAGCTGGAGCTACACCGTGCACCTGGACGTTCCCGGCGGCAGCGCTTCCGGGTTGTCCAGCGGCGGCCATGCCATCTACCTGTACCAGATCGGCGACCAGGTTGTGGGCAGCACCGCGAGCACCCAGGCGGCTGTGAACGCCAGCAACACCGTGTTCGGCCTGAGCGTCGACGGCAGTGGCAAGGTCACCCTGAGCCAGTACGCCGCACTCGACCACATTCAGCCCGCCCATGATCAGCAGGTCTCCCTGGACAGCGGCCTGGTGAGCCTGCATGGCACGGCGAGCATCACCGACTTCGACGGCGACAAGGCCAGCTCCACGGCGAGCCTCGATCTCGGCGGCAAGGTCACCTTCGACGACGACACCCCGAGCAGCAACATCAGCCTCAGCGATGCCCAGGTGGGCAATCTGGAGACCCATGACGCCCTGACCATCGGTGGCGCCTCCGATAGCGCCACAGTGGACTTCTCCGGCGCCTTCGTCGTCACCCAGCAGATCGCGGGCGCCGATACTCCGGCCTCGTCGGTGAACTGGAGCTACGCCGTGCACCTGGATGTGCCCGGCGGCACGGCCTCCGGACTCTCCAGTGCCGGCCAGGCGATCTACCTGTACCAGATTGGCTCACAGGTAGTGGGCAGCACCGCCAGCACCCTGGCCGGTGTGGATGCCGGCAACACCGTGTTCGGCCTGAGCGTCGATGGCAGCGGCAAGGTCACCCTGACCCAGTACCACGAGCTTGACCATATCCAACCGGGTCATGACCAGCAGGTCTCCCTCGACAGCGGTCTGGTGAGCCTGCAGGGCACTGCAACCATCGTCGACTTCGATGGTGACAAGGCCAGCTCCACTGCAAGCCTCGACCTGGGCGGCAAGGTGACCTTCGACGACGATGGTCCGAGCATCAGCGTGGGCCTCAGCGGCGCCCAGGTGGGCGGTCTGGAAACCCATGATGCGCTGACCATTGGCGACAACTCCGACAGCGCCACGGTGGACTTCTCCGGCGCCTTCAGCATTACCAATCAGAGTGCGGGTGCCGATGCACCGGCCTCGGCGGTGAGCTGGAGCTACGCCGTACACCTGGATGTGAGCGCGGGCACGGCCTCCGGCCTGACCAGCGGCGGCCAGACCATCTACCTGTACCAGGTGGGTGACCAGGTCGTGGGCAGCACCGCGAGCACCCAGGGGGCGGTGGACCCCAGCAACACGGTGTTCGGCCTGAGTGTCGATGGCAGCGGCAAGGTCACCCTGACCCAGTACTCTGAGCTCGACCACACCCAGCCGGGCCATGACCTGCAGGTCTCCCTCGGCAGCGGCCTGGTGAGCCTGCAGGGCACGGCCAGCATCACCGACTTCGACGGTGACAAGGCCAGCTCCACCGCGAGCCTCGATCTGGGCGGCAAGGTCACCTTCGACGACGATGGCCCGAGCATCAGTGTGGGTTTGAGCGGCGCACAGATCGACGCTCTGGAGACCCATGACGCCCTGACCATCGGTGACAACTCCGACCATGCCACGGTGGACTTCTCCGGCGCCTTCAGCATCACCAATCAGAGCGCGGGTGCCGACACGCCGGCTTCGGCCGTGAGCTGGAGCTACACCGTGCACCTGGATGTTGCCGGTGGCAGCGCTTCCGGGTTGTCCAGCGCCGGACAGGCAATCTTCCTGTACCAGATTGGCGATCAGGTTGTGGGCAGCACCGCCAGTACCCAGGGTGCGGTGAACGCCAGCAACACCGTGTTCGGCCTGAGTGTCGACGGCAGCGGCAAGGTCACCCTGACCCAGTACGCCGAACTCGACCACACCCAGCCGGGCAATGACCTGCAGGTCTCCCTGGGCACTGGCCTGGTCAGCCTGCAGGGCACCGCCAGCATCACCGACTTCGACGGCGACAAGGCCAGCTCCACGGCGAGCCTCGATCTGGGTGGCAAGGTCACCTTCGACGATGACGGCCCGAGCATTACCATTGGCTTGAGCGGTGCCCAGCTCGGTGGGTTGGAAACCCATGACGCGCTGACCATCGGCGGCGCCTCCGACAGCTCCTCGGCGGACTTCTCCGGTGCCTTCAGCATCACCAATCAGAGTGCGGGTGCCGACGCCCCGGCTTCAGCGGTGAGCTGGAGCTACTCCGTGCACCTGGACGTTGCCGGCGGCACCGCCTCCGGGCTGTCCAGCGCCGGCCAGGCGATCTTCCTGTACCAGATTGGCAACCAGGTCGTGGGCAGTACCGCGAGTACCCAGGCCGGCGTGGATGGCAGCAACACCATCTTCGGTCTGAGCGTCGACGGCAGCGGCAAGGTGACCCTGACCCAGTACCACGAGCTCGACCATATCCAACCGGGCCATGACCAACAGATCTCCCTGGACAGCGGCCTGGTCAGCTTGCAGGGCACCGCCAGCATCACTGACTTCGACGGTGACAAGGCCAGCTCCACGGCGAGCCTCGATCTCGGCGGCAAGGTCACCTTCGACGATGATGGCCCGAGCATCAGCGTGGGTCTCAGCGGCGCCCAGGTGGGCGGTCTGGAAACCCATGACGCCCTGACCATCGGCGCCAACTCCGACAGCGCCACGGTGGACTTCTCCGGCGCCTTCAGCATTAACAGTCAGAGTGCGGGTGCCGATGCACCGGCGTCCGCCGTGAGCTGGAGCTACGCCGTACACCTGGATGTGAGCGCGGGCACGGCCTCCGGCCTGACCAGTGGCGGCCAGACCATCTACCTGTACCAGGTGGGTGACCAGGTCGTGGGCAGCACCGCGAGCACCCAGGGGGCGGTGGACCCCAGCAACACGGTGTTCGGCCTGAGTGTCGATGGCAGCGGCAAGGTCACCCTGACCCAGTACTCTGAGCTCGACCACACCCAGCCGGGCCATGACCTGCAGGTCTCCCTCGGCGGCGGCCTGGTGAGCCTGCAAGGCACCGCCAGCATCACCGATTTCGACGGCGACAAGGCCAGCTCCACCGCGAGCCTCGACCTCGGCGGCAAGGTCACCTTCGACGACGACGGTCCGAGCATCACCATTGGCGCGAGCGGCGCCCAGATCGGTGCTCTGGAAACCCATGACGCCCTGACCATTGGCGGTAACTCCGACAGCGCCTCGGCGGACTTCTCCGCGGCCTTCACCATCACCAATCAGAGCGCGGGCGCCGACACCCCGGCTTCGGCCGTGAGCTGGAGCTATGCCGTGCATCTGGACGTTGCCGGTGGCAGCGCTTCCGGGTTGTCCAGCGCCGGACAGGCAATCTTCCTGTACCAGATCGGCGACCAGGTCGTGGGTAGCACCGCCAGCACCCAGGGGGCGGTGAACGCCAGCAATACCGTGTTCGGCCTGAGCGTCGACGGCAGCGGCAAGGTGACCCTGACCCAGTACCACGAACTCGACCATACCCAGCCGGGCCATGATCAGCAGATCTCCCTGGACAGCGGTCTGGTCAGCCTGCAGGGTACCGCCAGCATCACGGACTTCGACGGCGACACGGCCAGCTCCACGGCAAGCGTCGATCTGGGTAGCAAGGTCACCTTCGACGACGATGGCCCGAGCATCAGCGTGGGGCTGAGCGGCGCCCAGATCGCCGCTCTGGAAACCCATGACGCGCTGACCATTGGCAACGCCTCCGATCACTCCACGGTGGACTTCTCCGGCGCCTTCAGCGTCACCAGTCAGAGTGCGGGCGCCGATACCCCGGCTTCTGCCGTGAGCTGGAGCTACGCGGTGCATCTGGACGTTGCCGGCGGCAGCGCCTCCGGATTGTCCAGCGCCGGCCAGGCGATCTACCTGTACCAGATGGGTACGCAGGTGGTGGGCAGCACCGCCAGCACTCAGGGTGCGGTGAACGCCAGCAACACCGTGTTCGGCCTGAGCGTCGACGGCAGCGGCAAGGTCACCCTGACCCAGTACGCCGAGCTCGACCATACCCAGCCGGCCAATGACCTGCAGGTTTCCCTGGGCAGCGGCCTGGTGAGCCTGCAAGGCACGGCCAGCATCACCGACTTCGATGGCGACAAGGCCAGCTCCACGGCGAGCCTCGATCTCGGTGGCAAGGTCACCTTCGACGACGACGGCCCGAGCATCACCGTTGGCGCGAGCGGCGCCCAGATCGGTGCGCTGGAGACCCATGACGCCCTGACCATCGGCAACAACTCCGACCAGGCCACGGTGGACTTCTCCGGGGCCTTCAACATCACCCAGCAGAGTGCCGGCGCCGACGCCCCGGCTTCAGCGGTGAGCTGGAGCTACGCCGTGCACCTGGACGTTGCCGGTGGCAGCGCTTCCGGGCTGTCCAGCGCCGGCCAGGCGATCTACCTGTACCAGATCGGCGGCCAGGTCGTGGGCAGCACCGCCAGCACCCAGGGTGCGGTGAACGCCAGCAACACTATCTTCGGCCTGAGCGTCGATGGCAGCGGCAAGGTCACCCTGACCCAGTACGCCGAACTCGACCATACCCAGCCAGGCCATGACCTGCAGGTCTCCCTGGGGGCTGGCCTGGTGAGCCTGCAAGGCACCGCCAGCATCACCGACTTCGACGGCGACAAGGCCAGCTCCACGGCGAGCGTCGATCTGGGCAGCAAGGTGACCTTCGACGACGACGGCCCGAGCATCACGATCGGCCTCAGCGGCGCGCAGCTGGGAAGCCTGTTGACCTATGATCACCTGACCATTCCTGTCGGCAACAATCCGATCTCCGACAGCGCCACCGCAAACTTCTCCGGTGCCTTCAACATCATGCAGGTGAGCGCTGGCGCCGACACCCCGGCATCGGCGGTGACCTGGACCTATGCCCTGCAGCTGAGCACGGGGGTGGCGCAGGGAAGTTTCTCCGGGTTGAGCAGCGGCGGGCATGCCATCTACCTGTACACCATCAGTGGCCAGGTCGTTGGCAGCACGGCCAGTAGCGTCGGTCTGGTGGGCGCCGGCAACACCATCTTCGCGCTGTCGGCGAACAGCAGTACCGGTGACGTCACCTTGAACCAGTACGGCGCGATCGACCATGCACTGCCGGGCAGCTATAGCAACTATGACACCCAGCAGGCCGTGCTCAACGCGGGCCTGGTGCAGTTGCAGGGCACAGCCAGCATCACCGACTTCGACGGTGACAAGGCCACCTCTTCGGCGAGCCTCGACCTCGGTGGCAAGGTGGCCTTCGCCGACGATGGCCCGGTGGTGAACATCCAGCCGCCCATCCAGAACGTCTTCGATGCCAAGGGCTTCCACCTGGCGGGCACCCTGGATGTCAATTTTGGCGCCGACGGCTCCGGAGGCTTCGACCTGAGCGGCAATACCGCACCCACTGGCCTGCACTACGAGGTCTCCAGCCTGACGGGTGGCGGCTCCCTGTTGACCGCCCTGGACGGTAACAACAAGATCTTCTTCACCCTCCAGGTCAACGGCGACGGTAGCTACAGCTTCGATGTGCTCAACTCGCGGCCTACTGCTTCGGTGGGTTATGACCTGACCCAGATCAATGCGAGCGGGCCGGGACCGTCGTTCACCCTGACCTCGTCCGGACTCGCGGCAACCTTCACCAGTCCCGATGCTCTGGTGAACCCGTCCTCCAACGGCATGGGGGTCGGGAATAACACCATCGATGCCGGCGAGCACCTCAACATTGCATTCAGCGATACGGTCTACAACGCCTCCTTCCAGGTCCAGAAGCTCTCCAGCAAGGACACCCTTACCTGGAGTGTGCTGAGTACCGCCGGGGTGGTGTTGGCTACTGGCACCTACGTACCGCCAACCGGCACCGGCGAGGGCGACACCACGACCTGGAACCTGCTGACCAATGGGCACTTCCTCACCGGGTCGGCCGCCCAACTGGCCGATAGTGGCTTCAGCACGGTGATCCTGAGCAGCAGCAGTGGCGACTACCGGGTTCAGACCGTTTCCGCCGATCGCTCCATCCTGCCGCCTGATCTGGCGCTCCACTTCGGCGTTGGCGCGACTGACGGCGATGGTGACCATGCCACGGTGAATCTCGGCCTGGAAATGAACACGCCGACCTTGCTGGTGGTGGGCAGCAATGCCGACGACAGTGGCTCCTCGACCACCCCGCACACCATTCCGAACCCGCTCGATGCCGACAAGAGCGGCGATATCGTGGGCGGCCCCGGCAGTGGCAGTGACGTGCTGGTAGGGGATAAAGGTGGTGTCGGACAACCGGTCGGCAATGACCATCTGATCGGTGGCGCGGGCAATGACATCCTCTTCGGCGACTCCATCAACACCGATAATCTGGCCTGGGCGGGCCATGCCGCGGGCACTCACAACGGCGGTGGGCTCCAATCCCTGGTGGACTATCTGACCGCCACCAACGGCGGGACGGCGCCCAGCACCGGACAGTTGCTCAACTACATCGCCGCCCATGCCCAGGAGCTCAACGTCGCCGGCGATCCCCGTGGCGGCAATGACATCCTCGAAGGGGGCGCCGGCAACGACCTGCTGTTCGGCCAGGGTGGTAATGACACGCTGATCGGCGGCCCCGGCGACGACATCATGTTCGGCGGTACCGGCGCGGATCAGTTCGTCTGGAAGGCGGGCGACACCGGTCACGATGTGATCAAGGACTTCAGCATCGCCGAAGGTGACACGCTGAACCTGGCCGACCTGCTGCAGGGCGAGCACGCCAACTCGGCGTCCCTGGCGCAGTACCTGAACTTCACGGTGACCTCCGGCACCACCAGCATCGGCGTCATGCCCACCGGCACCGGCCCGGTGACCCAGACCATCGACCTGGCCAACGTCGACCTGTCCGCCAAGTACGCCGGCCACGCGGGTAGCGGTGTGCTCTCGGCGGGCGATACCCAGAAGGTGCTCGACGGCCTTCTCGGCGACCACGTGGTCAAGACGGACGCCTGA